The Pseudoliparis swirei isolate HS2019 ecotype Mariana Trench chromosome 1, NWPU_hadal_v1, whole genome shotgun sequence genome has a window encoding:
- the nfyc gene encoding nuclear transcription factor Y subunit gamma isoform X2 translates to MSADAFGAGGSDAQQTLQSFWPRVMEEIRNLTVDFRVQELPLARIKKIMKLDEDVKMISAEAPVLFAKAAQIFITELTLRAWIHTEDNKRRTLQRNDIAMAITKFDQFDFLIDIVPRDDLKPPKRQEEMRQSVAPAEPVQYYFTLAQQPGAVQVQTTQQGQQPSSATTIQPGQIIITQPQQGQMLQGATMQQLQQLQMLQGATMQQLQHVQVQSQGTPITSAPVTMQVGDSQQVQIVQASAAQSQVQNAQGQTMQVMQQIITNTGEIQQIPVQLNTGQLQYIRLAQPVSGTQMVQGQIQTLANAQQLTQAEVQQGQQQFNQFTDGQQLYQIQQVTMPAGQELTQPMFIQSTNQTVDAQVTQVTQVTQVSTE, encoded by the exons ATGTCTGCAGATGCATTTGGAGCCGGGGGGAGCGATGCCCAGCAAACCCTGCAGTCCTTCTGGCCTCGTGTCATGGAGGAGATCAGGAACTTGACTGTG GATTTCCGTGTGCAAGAGTTACCTCTGGCTCGCATCAAAAAGATCATGAAGCTGGATGAGGATGTCAAG ATGATCAGTGCAGAGGCTCCGGTCCTGTTCGCCAAGGCAGCTCAGATCTTCATCACAGAGCTCACCCTCAGAGCATGGATCCACACCGAGGACAATAAGAGACGCACACTACAG AGGAATGACATTGCCATGGCAATAACAAAGTTTGACCAGTTTGACTTCCTGATTGACATCGTGCCCCGGGACGACCTGAAGCCACCGAAACGACAG gaggagatgcGTCAGTCAGTTGCTCCAGCAGAGCCGGTGCAGTACTACTTCACTCTGGCCCAGCAGCCTGGAGCTGTACAGGTGCAGACCACACAACAGGGCCAGCAGCCCAGCTCAGCCACGACCATCCAGCCTGGACAGATCATCATCACTCAGCCACAGCAAGGACAG ATGCTGCAAGGTGCCACCATGCAGCAGTTACAGCAATTGCAG ATGCTGCAAGGTGCGACAATGCAGCAGTTACAGCATGTGCAGGTGCAGTCACAGGGCACACCCATCACG AGTGCGCCGGTCACAATGCAGGTGGGTGACAGCCAACAGGTACAAATTGTCCAAGCTTCAGCTGCCCAGAGTCAAGTCCAGAACGCTCAAGGCCAGACCATGCAGGTCATGCAGCAGATCATCACCAACACAGGAGAGATCCAGCAGATCCCG GTGCAACTAAACACGGGCCAGCTACAATACATCCGTCTAGCCCAGCCTGTGTCTGGAACTCAAATGGTCCAAGGACAGATCCAGACTCTCGCCAACGCTCAGCAG ttaACACAGGCAGAGGTGCAGCAAGGACAGCAGCAATTCAACCAGTTTACTGATGGACAG CAGTTGTATCAGATTCAGCAGGTGACGATGCCAGCAGGACAGGAGCTGACCCAACCCATGTTCATTCAGTCCACCAACCAGACCGTTGACGCGCAGGTCACGCAGGTCACGCAGGTCACGCAGGTCAGCACCGAATGA
- the nfyc gene encoding nuclear transcription factor Y subunit gamma isoform X4, giving the protein MSADAFGAGGSDAQQTLQSFWPRVMEEIRNLTVDFRVQELPLARIKKIMKLDEDVKMISAEAPVLFAKAAQIFITELTLRAWIHTEDNKRRTLQRNDIAMAITKFDQFDFLIDIVPRDDLKPPKRQEEMRQSVAPAEPVQYYFTLAQQPGAVQVQTTQQGQQPSSATTIQPGQIIITQPQQGQMLQGATMQQLQHVQVQSQGTPITSAPVTMQVGDSQQVQIVQASAAQSQVQNAQGQTMQVMQQIITNTGEIQQIPVQLNTGQLQYIRLAQPVSGTQMVQGQIQTLANAQQLTQAEVQQGQQQFNQFTDGQQLYQIQQVTMPAGQELTQPMFIQSTNQTVDAQVTQVTQVTQVSTE; this is encoded by the exons ATGTCTGCAGATGCATTTGGAGCCGGGGGGAGCGATGCCCAGCAAACCCTGCAGTCCTTCTGGCCTCGTGTCATGGAGGAGATCAGGAACTTGACTGTG GATTTCCGTGTGCAAGAGTTACCTCTGGCTCGCATCAAAAAGATCATGAAGCTGGATGAGGATGTCAAG ATGATCAGTGCAGAGGCTCCGGTCCTGTTCGCCAAGGCAGCTCAGATCTTCATCACAGAGCTCACCCTCAGAGCATGGATCCACACCGAGGACAATAAGAGACGCACACTACAG AGGAATGACATTGCCATGGCAATAACAAAGTTTGACCAGTTTGACTTCCTGATTGACATCGTGCCCCGGGACGACCTGAAGCCACCGAAACGACAG gaggagatgcGTCAGTCAGTTGCTCCAGCAGAGCCGGTGCAGTACTACTTCACTCTGGCCCAGCAGCCTGGAGCTGTACAGGTGCAGACCACACAACAGGGCCAGCAGCCCAGCTCAGCCACGACCATCCAGCCTGGACAGATCATCATCACTCAGCCACAGCAAGGACAG ATGCTGCAAGGTGCGACAATGCAGCAGTTACAGCATGTGCAGGTGCAGTCACAGGGCACACCCATCACG AGTGCGCCGGTCACAATGCAGGTGGGTGACAGCCAACAGGTACAAATTGTCCAAGCTTCAGCTGCCCAGAGTCAAGTCCAGAACGCTCAAGGCCAGACCATGCAGGTCATGCAGCAGATCATCACCAACACAGGAGAGATCCAGCAGATCCCG GTGCAACTAAACACGGGCCAGCTACAATACATCCGTCTAGCCCAGCCTGTGTCTGGAACTCAAATGGTCCAAGGACAGATCCAGACTCTCGCCAACGCTCAGCAG ttaACACAGGCAGAGGTGCAGCAAGGACAGCAGCAATTCAACCAGTTTACTGATGGACAG CAGTTGTATCAGATTCAGCAGGTGACGATGCCAGCAGGACAGGAGCTGACCCAACCCATGTTCATTCAGTCCACCAACCAGACCGTTGACGCGCAGGTCACGCAGGTCACGCAGGTCACGCAGGTCAGCACCGAATGA
- the nfyc gene encoding nuclear transcription factor Y subunit gamma isoform X1 codes for MSADAFGAGGSDAQQTLQSFWPRVMEEIRNLTVKDFRVQELPLARIKKIMKLDEDVKMISAEAPVLFAKAAQIFITELTLRAWIHTEDNKRRTLQRNDIAMAITKFDQFDFLIDIVPRDDLKPPKRQEEMRQSVAPAEPVQYYFTLAQQPGAVQVQTTQQGQQPSSATTIQPGQIIITQPQQGQMLQGATMQQLQQLQMLQGATMQQLQHVQVQSQGTPITSAPVTMQVGDSQQVQIVQASAAQSQVQNAQGQTMQVMQQIITNTGEIQQIPVQLNTGQLQYIRLAQPVSGTQMVQGQIQTLANAQQLTQAEVQQGQQQFNQFTDGQQLYQIQQVTMPAGQELTQPMFIQSTNQTVDAQVTQVTQVTQVSTE; via the exons ATGTCTGCAGATGCATTTGGAGCCGGGGGGAGCGATGCCCAGCAAACCCTGCAGTCCTTCTGGCCTCGTGTCATGGAGGAGATCAGGAACTTGACTGTG AAGGATTTCCGTGTGCAAGAGTTACCTCTGGCTCGCATCAAAAAGATCATGAAGCTGGATGAGGATGTCAAG ATGATCAGTGCAGAGGCTCCGGTCCTGTTCGCCAAGGCAGCTCAGATCTTCATCACAGAGCTCACCCTCAGAGCATGGATCCACACCGAGGACAATAAGAGACGCACACTACAG AGGAATGACATTGCCATGGCAATAACAAAGTTTGACCAGTTTGACTTCCTGATTGACATCGTGCCCCGGGACGACCTGAAGCCACCGAAACGACAG gaggagatgcGTCAGTCAGTTGCTCCAGCAGAGCCGGTGCAGTACTACTTCACTCTGGCCCAGCAGCCTGGAGCTGTACAGGTGCAGACCACACAACAGGGCCAGCAGCCCAGCTCAGCCACGACCATCCAGCCTGGACAGATCATCATCACTCAGCCACAGCAAGGACAG ATGCTGCAAGGTGCCACCATGCAGCAGTTACAGCAATTGCAG ATGCTGCAAGGTGCGACAATGCAGCAGTTACAGCATGTGCAGGTGCAGTCACAGGGCACACCCATCACG AGTGCGCCGGTCACAATGCAGGTGGGTGACAGCCAACAGGTACAAATTGTCCAAGCTTCAGCTGCCCAGAGTCAAGTCCAGAACGCTCAAGGCCAGACCATGCAGGTCATGCAGCAGATCATCACCAACACAGGAGAGATCCAGCAGATCCCG GTGCAACTAAACACGGGCCAGCTACAATACATCCGTCTAGCCCAGCCTGTGTCTGGAACTCAAATGGTCCAAGGACAGATCCAGACTCTCGCCAACGCTCAGCAG ttaACACAGGCAGAGGTGCAGCAAGGACAGCAGCAATTCAACCAGTTTACTGATGGACAG CAGTTGTATCAGATTCAGCAGGTGACGATGCCAGCAGGACAGGAGCTGACCCAACCCATGTTCATTCAGTCCACCAACCAGACCGTTGACGCGCAGGTCACGCAGGTCACGCAGGTCACGCAGGTCAGCACCGAATGA
- the nfyc gene encoding nuclear transcription factor Y subunit gamma isoform X3, whose translation MSADAFGAGGSDAQQTLQSFWPRVMEEIRNLTVKDFRVQELPLARIKKIMKLDEDVKMISAEAPVLFAKAAQIFITELTLRAWIHTEDNKRRTLQRNDIAMAITKFDQFDFLIDIVPRDDLKPPKRQEEMRQSVAPAEPVQYYFTLAQQPGAVQVQTTQQGQQPSSATTIQPGQIIITQPQQGQMLQGATMQQLQHVQVQSQGTPITSAPVTMQVGDSQQVQIVQASAAQSQVQNAQGQTMQVMQQIITNTGEIQQIPVQLNTGQLQYIRLAQPVSGTQMVQGQIQTLANAQQLTQAEVQQGQQQFNQFTDGQQLYQIQQVTMPAGQELTQPMFIQSTNQTVDAQVTQVTQVTQVSTE comes from the exons ATGTCTGCAGATGCATTTGGAGCCGGGGGGAGCGATGCCCAGCAAACCCTGCAGTCCTTCTGGCCTCGTGTCATGGAGGAGATCAGGAACTTGACTGTG AAGGATTTCCGTGTGCAAGAGTTACCTCTGGCTCGCATCAAAAAGATCATGAAGCTGGATGAGGATGTCAAG ATGATCAGTGCAGAGGCTCCGGTCCTGTTCGCCAAGGCAGCTCAGATCTTCATCACAGAGCTCACCCTCAGAGCATGGATCCACACCGAGGACAATAAGAGACGCACACTACAG AGGAATGACATTGCCATGGCAATAACAAAGTTTGACCAGTTTGACTTCCTGATTGACATCGTGCCCCGGGACGACCTGAAGCCACCGAAACGACAG gaggagatgcGTCAGTCAGTTGCTCCAGCAGAGCCGGTGCAGTACTACTTCACTCTGGCCCAGCAGCCTGGAGCTGTACAGGTGCAGACCACACAACAGGGCCAGCAGCCCAGCTCAGCCACGACCATCCAGCCTGGACAGATCATCATCACTCAGCCACAGCAAGGACAG ATGCTGCAAGGTGCGACAATGCAGCAGTTACAGCATGTGCAGGTGCAGTCACAGGGCACACCCATCACG AGTGCGCCGGTCACAATGCAGGTGGGTGACAGCCAACAGGTACAAATTGTCCAAGCTTCAGCTGCCCAGAGTCAAGTCCAGAACGCTCAAGGCCAGACCATGCAGGTCATGCAGCAGATCATCACCAACACAGGAGAGATCCAGCAGATCCCG GTGCAACTAAACACGGGCCAGCTACAATACATCCGTCTAGCCCAGCCTGTGTCTGGAACTCAAATGGTCCAAGGACAGATCCAGACTCTCGCCAACGCTCAGCAG ttaACACAGGCAGAGGTGCAGCAAGGACAGCAGCAATTCAACCAGTTTACTGATGGACAG CAGTTGTATCAGATTCAGCAGGTGACGATGCCAGCAGGACAGGAGCTGACCCAACCCATGTTCATTCAGTCCACCAACCAGACCGTTGACGCGCAGGTCACGCAGGTCACGCAGGTCACGCAGGTCAGCACCGAATGA